Proteins co-encoded in one Xanthomonas campestris pv. badrii genomic window:
- a CDS encoding YhgN family NAAT transporter yields the protein MTILSAALLLFLILDPLGNIPVFLSVLKPLPPKRQRFVLARELLIALCVLMAFLWGGKYALELMHLRQESVAIAGGIVLFLIGIRMIFPRPEGLMGEIPDGEPFIVPLAIPLVAGPSGMAAVMLMGSNEPTRLWDWSLALMIAWIGASSILASAPLLYKLLGHRALTAVERLMGMLLVAISVQMFLDGLGTYFKLPVSI from the coding sequence ATGACCATTCTGTCGGCAGCCCTGCTGCTGTTCTTGATTCTCGACCCGCTGGGCAACATCCCGGTGTTCCTCAGCGTGCTCAAGCCGTTGCCGCCCAAGCGGCAACGCTTCGTGCTGGCGCGCGAACTGCTGATCGCCCTGTGCGTGCTGATGGCCTTCCTGTGGGGCGGCAAATACGCATTGGAGCTGATGCACCTGCGCCAGGAGTCGGTGGCGATCGCAGGTGGCATCGTGCTGTTCCTGATCGGTATCCGCATGATCTTCCCGCGCCCGGAGGGGCTGATGGGCGAGATTCCCGACGGCGAGCCCTTCATCGTGCCGCTGGCCATCCCGCTGGTGGCCGGCCCCTCGGGCATGGCGGCGGTGATGCTGATGGGCAGCAACGAGCCCACCCGGCTCTGGGACTGGAGCCTGGCGCTGATGATCGCCTGGATCGGCGCCTCGTCGATCCTGGCCTCCGCACCGCTGCTTTACAAGCTGCTGGGTCATCGGGCACTGACTGCGGTCGAACGCCTGATGGGCATGTTGCTGGTGGCGATCTCGGTGCAGATGTTCCTGGATGGCCTGGGGACGTATTTCAAGTTGCCGGTGTCGATCTAA
- a CDS encoding Trm112 family protein: MDRKLLDLLCSPDTRQPLSLLDGKGLEALNTAIAGGTLQRADGSVQAQPLREALITRDRKQIFRVDDGIPVLLAEEAIATAQIADFPEK, translated from the coding sequence ATGGATCGCAAACTGCTCGACCTGCTGTGCTCGCCCGACACCCGTCAGCCGCTTTCGCTGCTGGATGGCAAGGGTCTGGAAGCACTCAACACCGCCATTGCCGGCGGAACCCTGCAGCGCGCCGACGGCAGCGTACAGGCGCAGCCGCTGCGCGAGGCGTTGATCACCCGCGACCGCAAGCAGATCTTCCGCGTCGACGACGGCATTCCGGTGTTGCTGGCCGAAGAGGCCATCGCCACCGCGCAGATCGCCGATTTTCCCGAAAAGTGA
- a CDS encoding 5-(carboxyamino)imidazole ribonucleotide synthase — MSTVGILGGGQLARMLVLAGAPLGLRFAVFDPAADACAGQMAPLQVGAFDDTAALAAFAAQVDVITFDFENVPAAAAQHLAAQVPVFPGPAALAVAQDRLSEKTLFRELGIPVPEFAAIDDRAGLDAALARVGAPCVLKTRRFGYDGKGQFRIKTLADADAAWDALGAQAATVGLILEAFVPFQREVSVVAVRGRDGEFRAWPPTENWHVDGVLSASLAPARVDEALQTAAEAHARAIADRLDYVGVFALELFVRDGELLANEIAPRVHNSGHWTIEGGETSQFENHLRAVLGLPLGSTAMRGHACMLNWLGSMPDAGAFLAVPGGHWHDYGKQAREGRKVGHATVRADTPQALATALVQAGKALQREAQVAPVVGRLQEG; from the coding sequence ATGAGCACGGTCGGCATTCTCGGCGGCGGCCAGCTGGCGCGCATGCTGGTCCTGGCGGGCGCTCCACTGGGCTTGCGCTTTGCCGTGTTCGACCCGGCAGCCGATGCCTGCGCGGGCCAGATGGCACCGCTGCAGGTTGGCGCATTCGACGATACGGCGGCGCTGGCCGCATTCGCTGCGCAAGTAGATGTGATCACCTTCGATTTCGAGAACGTGCCGGCCGCCGCCGCGCAGCACCTTGCCGCGCAGGTACCGGTGTTCCCAGGCCCGGCTGCCTTGGCGGTGGCGCAGGATCGGCTCAGCGAAAAGACCCTGTTTCGGGAACTAGGCATCCCGGTGCCGGAGTTTGCCGCAATCGATGACCGCGCCGGCCTGGATGCCGCGCTGGCGCGCGTCGGCGCGCCGTGCGTGCTCAAGACCCGCCGCTTCGGCTACGACGGCAAGGGCCAGTTCCGGATCAAGACGCTTGCAGACGCTGATGCCGCCTGGGACGCGCTGGGGGCGCAGGCGGCCACGGTGGGGCTGATCCTCGAGGCGTTCGTGCCGTTTCAACGCGAAGTCAGCGTGGTCGCCGTGCGTGGCCGCGACGGTGAATTCCGTGCCTGGCCGCCGACCGAAAACTGGCATGTGGACGGTGTGCTGTCGGCCAGTCTTGCGCCCGCCCGGGTCGACGAGGCGTTGCAGACGGCTGCCGAAGCGCATGCACGTGCGATTGCCGACCGGCTGGACTACGTGGGCGTATTCGCGCTGGAGCTGTTCGTGCGCGATGGCGAACTGCTTGCCAACGAGATCGCCCCGCGCGTGCACAACTCCGGCCACTGGACCATCGAAGGCGGCGAGACCTCGCAGTTCGAAAATCATCTGCGTGCGGTCCTCGGCCTGCCATTGGGCAGCACCGCGATGCGGGGGCATGCGTGCATGTTGAACTGGCTGGGCAGCATGCCCGATGCGGGCGCGTTCCTGGCTGTGCCAGGTGGGCACTGGCACGATTACGGCAAGCAGGCACGCGAAGGGCGCAAGGTAGGACATGCCACCGTGCGTGCCGATACGCCGCAGGCGCTGGCGACTGCGCTGGTGCAGGCGGGCAAGGCATTGCAGCGCGAGGCGCAGGTCGCGCCGGTTGTCGGGCGTCTGCAGGAAGGCTGA
- the nadC gene encoding carboxylating nicotinate-nucleotide diphosphorylase has protein sequence MSSSVRTSVPEAPPAAMVEADVARALAEDIGSGDVTAALLPDQADGAYLLCKQDAVIAGRPWFDAAHRALDPQVRIDWHVHEGQHVSAGTVLALLQGRSRSLVSAERTSLNFMQTLSATATTTAAYVAAVAGTGTRILDTRKTLPGLRAAQKYAVRCGGGDNHRIGLFDTVMLKENHIRAAGSLSAAVHAARAQQPQLPLVVEVETLEQLGEALQVGCTRILIDDFDPAMRREAVRIVAALPSEQRIPLEVSGSVDLAGIRAIAEDGVDCISIGGLTKHVQAVDLSLKLGPPPR, from the coding sequence GTGAGCTCGTCCGTGCGTACCAGCGTGCCGGAGGCGCCTCCGGCGGCCATGGTCGAAGCCGACGTGGCGCGCGCGCTGGCCGAGGATATCGGCAGCGGCGACGTCACCGCCGCGCTATTGCCCGACCAGGCCGACGGCGCCTACCTGCTGTGCAAGCAGGATGCGGTGATCGCCGGCCGTCCCTGGTTCGATGCCGCCCACCGCGCACTCGATCCACAGGTGCGCATCGACTGGCACGTCCACGAAGGCCAGCACGTGAGCGCCGGCACCGTGCTGGCCCTGCTGCAGGGTCGCAGCCGCAGCCTGGTCAGCGCCGAGCGCACCTCGCTGAATTTCATGCAGACGCTTTCGGCCACTGCCACCACCACCGCAGCCTATGTCGCCGCCGTCGCTGGCACCGGCACGCGCATCCTGGACACGCGCAAGACGCTGCCAGGCCTGCGCGCGGCGCAGAAATACGCGGTGCGTTGCGGCGGCGGCGATAACCACCGCATCGGCCTGTTCGATACGGTGATGCTGAAGGAAAACCACATCCGCGCCGCCGGCTCGCTGAGCGCGGCGGTGCATGCCGCACGCGCGCAGCAGCCGCAGTTGCCGCTGGTGGTGGAAGTAGAAACATTGGAGCAACTGGGCGAAGCCTTGCAGGTGGGTTGCACGCGCATTCTTATCGACGACTTCGACCCGGCCATGCGGCGCGAGGCCGTGCGTATCGTTGCCGCCTTACCAAGCGAACAGCGCATTCCGCTGGAAGTCTCCGGCAGCGTGGATCTGGCCGGCATCCGCGCCATCGCCGAAGACGGCGTGGACTGCATTTCCATCGGCGGGCTGACCAAGCACGTGCAGGCAGTGGACCTGTCGCTCAAGCTCGGACCGCCACCGCGTTGA
- a CDS encoding superoxide dismutase translates to MPIEHLALPYSRAALEPHLSAATLQAHHDVRHRSEVEQLNACIEGSEFAELTLDEIIGQAQGSVFHLAAQVWNHNFYWQCLRPRGGGEPLGRLADSIGKAFGDFAHFKQEFNRVALRTFGSGWVWLVQRPDGTVAIVATPNASTPLTGPDTPLLACDIWEHAYYLDYQQDRAHYLDAFWKLINWDFVASRLS, encoded by the coding sequence ATGCCGATCGAACACCTTGCCCTGCCCTACTCCCGCGCGGCCCTGGAGCCGCATCTATCGGCCGCGACACTGCAAGCCCACCATGATGTGCGCCACCGCAGCGAAGTCGAGCAACTCAACGCCTGCATCGAAGGCAGCGAGTTCGCAGAACTGACCCTGGACGAGATCATCGGGCAGGCGCAGGGCAGCGTGTTCCATCTTGCAGCGCAAGTGTGGAACCACAATTTCTATTGGCAGTGCCTGCGCCCTCGCGGCGGCGGCGAACCGCTGGGCAGGCTGGCCGACAGCATCGGCAAAGCGTTCGGCGATTTCGCGCATTTCAAGCAGGAATTCAATCGCGTGGCCTTGCGCACCTTCGGCTCGGGCTGGGTCTGGCTGGTGCAACGCCCGGACGGCACCGTGGCCATCGTTGCCACGCCCAACGCCTCCACCCCGCTCACCGGACCGGACACGCCGTTGCTGGCCTGCGACATCTGGGAGCACGCGTATTACCTGGATTACCAGCAGGACCGCGCGCACTACCTGGACGCGTTCTGGAAACTGATCAACTGGGATTTCGTGGCCAGCCGATTGAGCTGA
- the grxD gene encoding Grx4 family monothiol glutaredoxin, whose translation MPVMERIQAEVEQHPIVLFMKGTPQYPMCGFSSRAVQALVAAGADQLRTVNVLEEPEIRANLPRYSNWPTFPQLFIHGELIGGCDITLELFEAGELKRIVSEAYQP comes from the coding sequence ATGCCGGTGATGGAACGGATCCAGGCCGAAGTCGAGCAGCACCCGATCGTGCTGTTCATGAAAGGCACCCCGCAATACCCGATGTGCGGCTTTTCCAGTCGCGCAGTGCAGGCCCTGGTGGCCGCCGGCGCCGACCAGCTGCGCACCGTCAACGTGCTGGAAGAACCGGAAATACGCGCCAACCTGCCGCGTTACTCGAATTGGCCCACGTTCCCGCAGCTGTTCATCCATGGCGAGCTGATCGGCGGCTGCGACATCACACTGGAGCTGTTCGAGGCCGGCGAACTCAAGCGCATCGTCAGCGAGGCCTACCAGCCGTGA
- a CDS encoding DUF2272 domain-containing protein — protein MNARPWSWICLLLAGWGGSAAAAEVCDVPPRFGTSPAAIAIVRSACNEHRLWQRPFIDAKGRLASLGVTEAESGYLADHGLVAWQRVAGYWRASGTLDSMGGRPGASSCAALDGTRYTASDCRAFLIDNPWSAAFISWVMTQAGLSGFHRSARHLDYIRSAYNDGATGPYQFTDPAVEKPAPGDMLCLLRGRSVALGYAGLKAALGGSAPMPWQSHCDVVVAANVGGDRTLYLIGGNVFNTVMMRKMPLDRAGRVVLPTPQSDINQDQNEDSLGIASECTPAREELCDFNRRDWAVLLKLRADATVVSPPPTAPLPTPGTAPAEQTMPPGFPRVVPPRPETQPAQRQQQQLE, from the coding sequence ATGAATGCAAGACCCTGGTCGTGGATCTGCCTGTTGCTTGCCGGATGGGGAGGCAGCGCCGCCGCCGCCGAAGTGTGCGATGTCCCACCGCGCTTTGGCACCAGCCCGGCAGCCATTGCCATCGTGCGCAGCGCCTGTAACGAACACCGCCTGTGGCAACGCCCGTTTATCGATGCCAAGGGCCGGCTGGCCAGCCTGGGCGTGACCGAGGCCGAATCCGGTTACCTGGCCGACCACGGCCTGGTGGCCTGGCAGCGCGTTGCAGGTTACTGGCGCGCCAGCGGTACGCTCGACTCGATGGGCGGGCGTCCGGGTGCTTCCAGTTGCGCCGCACTGGACGGCACGCGCTACACCGCCAGCGACTGCCGCGCGTTCCTGATCGACAACCCATGGTCGGCCGCCTTCATCTCCTGGGTGATGACGCAAGCCGGGCTGAGCGGTTTCCATCGCTCGGCGCGCCATCTCGATTACATCCGCAGCGCCTACAACGACGGCGCCACCGGGCCCTACCAGTTCACCGACCCGGCAGTGGAGAAGCCTGCTCCCGGCGACATGCTGTGCCTGCTGCGTGGGCGCAGCGTGGCGCTCGGCTACGCGGGACTGAAAGCTGCGCTTGGCGGCAGTGCACCGATGCCGTGGCAATCGCATTGCGATGTGGTGGTCGCTGCCAACGTCGGCGGTGATCGCACGCTGTACCTGATTGGCGGCAACGTGTTCAACACGGTGATGATGCGCAAGATGCCGCTGGACCGCGCTGGCCGCGTCGTCCTGCCGACGCCGCAGTCGGACATCAACCAGGATCAGAACGAGGACAGCCTGGGTATTGCCAGCGAATGCACGCCGGCCAGGGAAGAACTCTGCGACTTCAACCGACGCGACTGGGCAGTGCTGTTGAAATTGCGTGCTGATGCGACAGTGGTCAGCCCGCCACCGACGGCGCCGCTGCCGACACCTGGCACCGCCCCCGCAGAGCAAACGATGCCGCCAGGCTTTCCACGCGTCGTGCCGCCGCGCCCGGAAACGCAGCCGGCGCAGAGGCAACAACAGCAACTTGAGTAA
- a CDS encoding SDR family NAD(P)-dependent oxidoreductase codes for MSAAQSAASAGLTGRVVLITGAAGGLGSAAARACAQAGATVVLLGRKLRPLERVYDTVAALGAEPLLYPLDLAGATPDDYAALAQRLQSELGGVSGVLHCAADFAGLTPAELAAPDAFARTIHVNLTARAWLTQACLPLLRQQDDAAVVFVVDDPARVGQAYWGAYGAAQHAQRGLLASLHYETAAGPVRLHGLQPGPMRTALRARAFTHQEDADAADPTRYAAACVTLLSLAGAPHRGAIWSPSA; via the coding sequence GTGAGTGCAGCGCAGTCCGCCGCGTCGGCCGGCCTGACCGGGCGTGTGGTGCTGATCACCGGCGCGGCTGGTGGCTTGGGCAGCGCCGCAGCGCGGGCGTGCGCGCAGGCCGGTGCCACCGTGGTGCTGTTGGGGCGCAAGTTGCGCCCGCTCGAACGCGTGTACGACACCGTTGCGGCACTGGGCGCCGAGCCGTTGCTGTATCCGCTGGACCTGGCCGGCGCCACCCCGGACGACTATGCCGCGCTCGCGCAGCGCCTGCAGTCCGAGCTGGGGGGCGTCTCCGGCGTGCTGCACTGCGCGGCAGACTTCGCCGGGCTGACGCCGGCCGAGCTGGCAGCGCCCGATGCCTTTGCGCGCACCATCCATGTCAACCTCACCGCGCGCGCCTGGCTCACGCAGGCTTGCCTGCCGCTGCTGCGCCAGCAGGACGACGCGGCGGTGGTCTTCGTCGTCGACGACCCGGCGCGCGTCGGCCAGGCCTACTGGGGTGCCTATGGCGCTGCCCAGCATGCGCAGCGCGGCCTGCTCGCCAGCCTGCATTACGAAACCGCCGCTGGCCCGGTGCGTCTCCACGGCTTGCAGCCCGGCCCGATGCGCACCGCCCTGCGCGCGCGCGCCTTCACCCATCAGGAAGACGCCGACGCAGCCGACCCCACGCGCTATGCCGCTGCCTGCGTCACCCTGTTGTCTCTGGCAGGTGCTCCGCACCGCGGTGCGATCTGGAGCCCCTCGGCATGA
- the purE gene encoding 5-(carboxyamino)imidazole ribonucleotide mutase gives MTFNHSAPLVGIVMGSRSDWETMQHAAQKLDALGVPYEVKVVSAHRTPDVLFTYAEQAGERGLRAIIAGAGGAAHLPGMLAAKTAVPVLGVPVQSKALNGMDSLLSIVQMPAGIPVATFAIGNAGAANAALFAAAMLAPGQAQIGQALAQFRAKQTDDVMASDDPRQ, from the coding sequence ATGACCTTCAACCACTCCGCGCCGCTGGTCGGCATCGTGATGGGCTCCCGTTCGGATTGGGAAACCATGCAACACGCGGCTCAGAAGCTCGATGCGCTGGGCGTGCCGTACGAAGTCAAGGTGGTCTCGGCGCACCGCACCCCGGATGTGTTGTTCACCTACGCCGAGCAAGCGGGCGAGCGCGGCCTGCGCGCGATCATTGCCGGCGCTGGCGGCGCGGCGCACCTGCCGGGCATGCTGGCCGCCAAGACCGCGGTGCCGGTGCTGGGCGTGCCGGTGCAGTCCAAGGCGCTCAACGGCATGGATTCGCTGCTGTCGATCGTGCAGATGCCGGCCGGCATTCCCGTGGCAACGTTTGCGATCGGCAATGCGGGTGCGGCCAATGCAGCGTTGTTTGCGGCGGCCATGCTGGCGCCCGGGCAGGCGCAGATCGGTCAGGCGCTGGCACAGTTCCGCGCCAAGCAGACCGACGATGTCATGGCCAGCGACGACCCGCGCCAATGA